From a region of the Desulfuromonas sp. KJ2020 genome:
- a CDS encoding rhodanese-like domain-containing protein, with the protein MTTDWLAKRRHQVKIVDVRVTPMYLLGHIDGALSIPKQQFLSTRGGVKSLVPTVSEFASLMDRYGITPDTTVVAYAEDDNPYAARFIWTLRYHGHERAYVLDGGFNKWAKENGPTAFLPTKVVSTAGYHCQPGRDIRAETDYILTRLGNPGVMVWDTRSYKEFDGSDIRAERGGHIPGAVHLDWTNLQKEVDGVRVLKSEEEIRALLTAVGITPEQDIVAHCQTGIRSSYATLVLLGLGYRVENYDGSWIEWANNKALPVNRTIRTASRSH; encoded by the coding sequence GTGACAACCGATTGGCTGGCCAAGCGCCGGCACCAGGTCAAAATTGTCGATGTACGTGTGACCCCTATGTATCTTCTCGGTCACATTGACGGGGCGCTCAGTATTCCGAAACAGCAATTTCTGTCCACCCGGGGCGGGGTCAAAAGCCTGGTTCCAACAGTATCGGAGTTCGCGTCCCTAATGGATCGCTATGGCATTACACCGGATACGACCGTGGTCGCCTATGCCGAGGATGACAACCCGTACGCCGCACGATTTATCTGGACTCTCCGATACCACGGACACGAACGGGCCTATGTCCTGGATGGTGGTTTTAACAAGTGGGCCAAGGAAAACGGCCCCACAGCGTTTCTCCCCACGAAGGTGGTGTCGACGGCAGGCTATCATTGCCAGCCAGGCAGAGATATCCGGGCAGAGACAGACTATATTCTGACCCGTCTGGGAAATCCTGGGGTGATGGTTTGGGATACGCGAAGCTACAAGGAATTCGATGGATCCGATATTCGGGCCGAGCGCGGCGGACACATTCCCGGTGCTGTTCATCTGGATTGGACGAACCTGCAGAAGGAGGTCGACGGTGTCCGTGTACTTAAGAGCGAGGAGGAGATTCGGGCCTTGCTCACGGCGGTCGGAATCACGCCTGAGCAGGACATCGTGGCCCATTGCCAAACCGGGATCCGTTCTTCCTATGCGACCCTGGTTCTGTTGGGACTCGGGTACCGCGTCGAAAATTACGACGGTTCCTGGATTGAATGGGCCAACAACAAGGCACTGCCCGTCAACAGGACCATTCGAACCGCCTCGCGAAGCCATTAA
- a CDS encoding carboxymuconolactone decarboxylase family protein, which yields MFTDLEKNVLAYAEAVTATPSRVTDELFEKLSTQLNEVQMVELTAAIALENFSARFNRAFGIEPGKSVSLNNGK from the coding sequence ATGTTCACCGACCTGGAGAAAAATGTCCTGGCCTATGCCGAGGCTGTCACGGCCACGCCTTCACGTGTTACGGACGAACTTTTTGAAAAGCTCTCTACGCAATTAAATGAAGTACAGATGGTGGAATTGACGGCAGCCATCGCCCTGGAGAATTTTAGTGCCCGCTTCAATCGCGCCTTTGGCATCGAGCCGGGAAAGTCAGTTTCGTTGAATAACGGGAAATAG